One stretch of Bradyrhizobium canariense DNA includes these proteins:
- a CDS encoding N-formylglutamate amidohydrolase, whose protein sequence is MTQLEGELSPPFEIVEPAAWRAPIIFNSPHSGSVYPHDFLNASRIDLAALRRSEDSFMDELIEGLSERGFPVIRVNFPRSYVDVNREPYELDPRMFTGRLPSFANTRSMRVAGGLGTIPRVVGDGQEIYRERLSVDDALARIEALYKPYHRALRRLINKAHQAFGTVVLMDCHSMPSIGVSRDEPRRPDMVIGDRYGTSCAPLLPDMVEETMRALGYSVGRNKPYAGGFITEHYGNPASGLHTVQLELNRAIYMDERRRERGPRFAQVAADFAILADALAAVPLGDLGPFQAAAE, encoded by the coding sequence ATGACCCAGTTGGAAGGCGAACTGTCGCCCCCGTTCGAGATCGTGGAGCCGGCCGCGTGGCGGGCGCCGATCATCTTCAATTCGCCTCATTCAGGCTCGGTCTATCCGCACGATTTCCTGAACGCGTCGCGGATCGATCTCGCCGCGCTGCGCCGCTCCGAAGATTCGTTCATGGACGAGTTGATCGAAGGCTTGAGCGAACGCGGCTTTCCGGTGATCCGGGTCAACTTTCCCCGCTCCTATGTCGACGTTAACCGGGAGCCCTACGAACTCGATCCGCGGATGTTCACCGGGCGGTTGCCGAGCTTCGCCAATACGCGATCGATGCGCGTCGCCGGCGGTCTCGGCACCATCCCGCGCGTGGTCGGCGACGGACAGGAGATCTATCGCGAGCGCCTCAGCGTCGACGACGCGCTGGCGCGGATCGAGGCGCTCTACAAGCCCTATCACCGCGCATTGCGGCGACTGATCAACAAGGCCCATCAGGCGTTTGGAACGGTGGTGCTGATGGATTGCCATTCAATGCCCTCGATCGGCGTGTCGCGGGACGAGCCGCGGCGGCCAGACATGGTGATCGGCGACCGCTACGGCACCAGCTGCGCGCCGCTGCTGCCCGACATGGTCGAGGAAACCATGCGCGCGCTGGGCTATTCGGTCGGCCGCAACAAGCCCTACGCCGGCGGCTTCATTACCGAGCATTACGGCAATCCCGCCAGCGGATTGCATACCGTGCAGCTTGAGCTCAACCGCGCGATCTATATGGACGAAAGGCGGCGCGAGCGCGGGCCGCGATTCGCACAGGTGGCCGCAGATTTCGCGATACTGGCCGATGCTTTGGCCGCCGTTCCGCTCGGCGATCTCGGGCCGTTCCAGGCGGCGGCGGAATAA